Proteins from a genomic interval of Stenotrophomonas maltophilia R551-3:
- a CDS encoding DUF6958 family protein, whose amino-acid sequence MSEPERIEIESITTPGHIQRVDRAKYLAMRHALLLSLPAQPPGLTVAQAKQALLPHLPASLFPAGATAGWWLKAVQLDLEAKGVIERVAGKPLRLFKHLPAG is encoded by the coding sequence ATGTCTGAGCCCGAGCGGATCGAGATCGAAAGCATCACCACGCCCGGTCACATCCAGCGCGTGGATCGCGCCAAGTATCTCGCCATGCGCCACGCCTTGCTCTTGAGCTTGCCTGCGCAACCGCCGGGCCTGACGGTTGCGCAGGCGAAACAGGCGCTGTTGCCGCACCTGCCCGCCTCCCTGTTCCCGGCAGGGGCCACCGCCGGTTGGTGGTTGAAGGCGGTGCAGCTTGACCTGGAAGCCAAGGGCGTGATCGAGCGCGTCGCGGGCAAGCCGTTGCGCCTGTTCAAGCACCTGCCGGCCGGCTGA
- a CDS encoding sigma-54 interaction domain-containing protein encodes MAAVPEASTSRCVLWFGEPSASERSALAAAGWYVRSIHPDPAMAIGLRGRDRLLAVLDLRHLDAAALQLLLPWIEQHQHLPCLAVMPPSPGAAPPAWLPLLQRCLARFTLPFGLQDMVSAMRQQFDADDPPPDEACNGSTPRALIGESPALHAVRTVLHKFAPVELPVLVTGETGTGKELAAHALHALSGRAGRPFIAVNCGAIPANLVQSELFGHERGSFTGADKRQIGVFESAHGGTVFLDEVGDLPAEAQTSLLRVLQEGTFERVGSSQPLRADVRVLAATHVELEQAVAQGRFRSDLYYRLNVLRLPMPPLRERGGDVQLLAEHFLRCFRLRHAVRARGFAPAALQALRRFDWPGNVRELLNRVQRAAIMAEGELISERDLELGAPAPSLPGAMLHDARGQAERDVLLQTLRQTGYNVSECARQMQISRVTVYRLCRKHRLELPAQR; translated from the coding sequence ATGGCAGCGGTCCCGGAAGCTTCTACATCACGTTGCGTGCTGTGGTTTGGTGAGCCGTCGGCCAGCGAGCGCAGTGCGCTGGCTGCGGCGGGCTGGTATGTGCGCAGCATCCATCCTGATCCGGCCATGGCGATCGGCCTGCGCGGACGCGATCGATTGCTCGCCGTGCTTGATCTACGGCACCTGGATGCAGCCGCGCTGCAACTGCTGCTGCCGTGGATCGAACAACATCAGCACCTGCCATGTCTGGCGGTAATGCCGCCGAGTCCAGGTGCCGCTCCGCCCGCGTGGTTGCCGTTGCTGCAGCGCTGCCTGGCACGTTTTACGTTGCCGTTCGGGCTGCAGGACATGGTCAGCGCAATGCGCCAGCAGTTCGATGCTGACGACCCGCCGCCGGATGAAGCGTGCAATGGCAGCACGCCACGTGCACTGATCGGCGAGAGCCCGGCACTGCACGCGGTGCGTACCGTCCTGCACAAGTTTGCACCGGTCGAATTGCCGGTGCTGGTCACCGGCGAGACCGGCACCGGCAAGGAGCTGGCAGCGCATGCACTGCACGCGCTGTCAGGCCGCGCCGGCAGGCCGTTCATTGCGGTCAACTGCGGTGCGATCCCGGCCAACCTGGTGCAATCGGAACTGTTCGGGCACGAGCGCGGTTCCTTCACCGGTGCCGACAAGCGCCAGATTGGCGTGTTCGAGTCGGCCCATGGTGGCACCGTCTTCCTCGATGAGGTGGGCGACCTGCCCGCCGAAGCACAGACCAGCCTGCTGCGGGTGCTGCAGGAGGGCACCTTCGAGCGTGTCGGCAGCAGCCAGCCCCTGCGCGCCGATGTGCGGGTGCTTGCCGCGACCCATGTAGAGCTGGAGCAGGCAGTGGCGCAGGGGCGGTTCCGCAGTGATCTTTACTACCGGCTCAACGTGTTGCGGCTGCCGATGCCGCCGCTGCGCGAGCGCGGAGGCGACGTGCAGCTGTTGGCCGAGCACTTCCTGCGCTGCTTCCGCCTGCGCCATGCGGTGCGCGCACGTGGCTTCGCCCCGGCAGCGTTGCAGGCCCTGCGGCGCTTCGACTGGCCCGGCAACGTACGCGAACTGCTCAATCGCGTGCAGCGGGCGGCGATCATGGCCGAGGGCGAGCTGATCAGCGAGCGCGATCTGGAACTGGGCGCACCGGCCCCGAGCTTGCCGGGTGCGATGCTGCACGACGCACGCGGCCAGGCCGAGCGCGATGTGCTGCTGCAGACCCTGCGCCAGACCGGCTACAACGTCTCCGAGTGCGCGCGGCAGATGCAGATCTCGCGGGTCACGGTGTATCGGCTGTGCCGCAAGCACCGGCTGGAACTGCCTGCGCAGCGCTGA
- a CDS encoding C39 family peptidase, translating to MIRCRLSMHLLAMLLLLGTTSASAGEVRFSSVLPNGALLQQKVESMQERRYRNVVRQHTDYSCGAAALATILRHAYHLDTDEATVIEGMMGVSDPALVAERGFSLLDIKRYVESLGMRGRGYRIDESRLRTLRVPGLVLMDVRGFRHFVVLKQVRNGIVEVADPILGNRSLALPEFLAAWPSRAVFVVIGSDFDRNTALLQPSERPSARALYARQGPITDAELVDFGFSHADLF from the coding sequence ATGATCCGTTGCCGCCTCTCGATGCACCTGCTCGCGATGCTGTTGCTGCTGGGTACCACTTCCGCGTCGGCGGGCGAGGTGCGCTTCAGCAGCGTACTGCCCAATGGCGCGTTGCTGCAGCAGAAGGTGGAGAGCATGCAGGAGCGGCGCTACCGCAACGTGGTGCGCCAGCACACCGATTACAGCTGTGGGGCGGCTGCGCTGGCCACCATCCTGCGCCACGCCTACCACCTCGATACCGACGAGGCGACGGTGATCGAGGGGATGATGGGGGTCTCCGATCCCGCACTGGTGGCCGAGCGCGGCTTTTCGCTGCTCGACATCAAGCGCTACGTGGAATCGCTGGGCATGCGCGGCCGCGGCTACCGTATCGACGAATCCCGTCTGCGCACCCTGCGCGTCCCCGGCCTGGTGCTGATGGACGTGCGCGGCTTCCGCCATTTCGTGGTGCTCAAGCAGGTGCGCAACGGCATCGTGGAAGTGGCCGACCCGATCCTGGGCAACCGCAGCCTGGCGCTGCCTGAATTCCTTGCGGCCTGGCCATCACGCGCGGTGTTCGTGGTGATCGGCAGCGATTTCGATCGCAACACCGCCCTGCTGCAACCCAGCGAACGGCCCAGTGCGCGCGCGCTCTATGCGCGGCAGGGGCCGATCACCGATGCCGAACTGGTCGACTTCGGTTTCAGCCACGCCGACCTGTTCTGA